The Gordonia terrae genome contains the following window.
TGGTCGGGTTGAAGCGCTGACCCTGGAGCAGAACACCCATGAGGGCGTTCTGGATACCGAGCAGACGGACGGTACGCACGACGCCACCGCCGCCGGGCAGCAGGCCGAGGGTGGCCTCGGGCAGACCGATCTGAACACCCTTGACGTCCGCGGCGATGCGGTAGTGGGTGTGCAGCGCGATCTCCAGGCCGCCACCGAGTGCGGCGCCGTTGATCGCGGCGACGACCGGCTTGCCCAGGGTCTCGAGCCGACGCAGCACCTTCTTCATGCCGTTGGTCGTCTCGGTGATCTGCGTGGCGATCTCCTCCTTGGAGACACCCGTGCGATCGCTGGTCATGTCCTTCAGATCGCCACCGGCGAAGAAGGTCTTCTTCGCAGAGGTGAGCACGACACCGGAGATGTCGTCCTTCTCGGCCTCCAGGCGGTCGACGGTCGCGGCCATCGATTCCTGGTAGAGCGCGTTCATCGTGTTGGCGCCCTGGTTGGGGTCGTCCATGGTCAGGATGACGACGCCGTCGGCGTCCTTCTCCCAATTGATCATGTTGTCACTCATGGTGATTCGCAGAGTTCTTTCTCGTGAAGTGGCAGGGCCGGGAGAGTCAGAGACGCTCGATGATGGTCGCGACGCCCATGCCGCCACCGATGCAGAGGGTGATCAGGCCGTAGCGGCCGCCGGTGCGCTCGAGCTCGTCGAGGCAGGTGCCGTAGATCATCGCGCCGGTTGCACCGAGCGGGTGACCCATGGCGATCGCGCCACCGTTCACGTTGACCTTCTCGTGCGGGATCTTCAGGTCCTTCATCCACTTCATGACGACGGAGGCGAAGGCCTCGTTCAGCTCGAACACGTCGATGTCGTCGACGGTCAGGCCGGCCTTCTTCAGCGCCAGCTCGGTGGCCGGGGTGGGGCCGGTGAGCATGATGGTGGGCTCGGAGCCGATCTCGGCGAAGGAGACGACGCGGGCACGCGGGGTGAGGCCGTTGCGCTTGCCTGCCTCTTCGCTGCCGATGAGCACGAGGCCCGATCCGTCGACGATGCCGGAGCTGTTACCACCGGTGTGGACGTGGTTGATCTTCTCGACGCTCGGGTACTTCTGCAGCGCGACGTCGTCGAAGCCGGCCATGTCGGCGAGGGCGGCGAAGGCGGCCTTCAGCTTGCCGAGGCTCTCGACGGTCGAGCCCGGGCGACGGTGCTCGTCGTGATCGAGGATCGTGACGCCGTTGATGTCCTTGACGGGCACCACGGACTTGGTGAAGTAGCCGCTGTTCCAGGCCTTTTCAGCGCGAGCCTGCGACTCGGCGGCGTAGGCGTCGACGT
Protein-coding sequences here:
- a CDS encoding acetyl-CoA C-acetyltransferase, giving the protein MPDQAFIYEAIRTPRGKQRGGSLHSVKPVDLVSGLINEVLSRHGGLDPADVNDVILGVVSPVGEQGAVISRTAALNSGLPETVPGTQINRFCASGLEATNLAAAKVASGFDDLVLAGGVESMSRVPMGSDGGALFTDPATAYDHYIVPQGIGADLIATIEGFSREDVDAYAAESQARAEKAWNSGYFTKSVVPVKDINGVTILDHDEHRRPGSTVESLGKLKAAFAALADMAGFDDVALQKYPSVEKINHVHTGGNSSGIVDGSGLVLIGSEEAGKRNGLTPRARVVSFAEIGSEPTIMLTGPTPATELALKKAGLTVDDIDVFELNEAFASVVMKWMKDLKIPHEKVNVNGGAIAMGHPLGATGAMIYGTCLDELERTGGRYGLITLCIGGGMGVATIIERL